A single Haloplasma contractile SSD-17B DNA region contains:
- a CDS encoding binding-protein-dependent transport systems inner membrane component produces the protein MGLQNYEGKLPSEKSSKNNIIGIVVLSPILIMMISFLFVPFISTFYKSFTNYNWLHVQSIKFTGLENYLTILLKDSVFKITVKNTFIIVFFSTTISVGISYLLAYGSSKTHKVYRYILSVLFLIGSLTFIIPAGLKPFFAHSKFSYIHLLFASQQQPINYISNPLFVRSLSLILPILLGLGPLYLLFTLAFMKGNNIKKTLRMGITLQIVLTFLSYNSVGTIVSNPSVNYMADTINTYALRNLTIRYEVGYASALLIINSLILAFYVIVGNVLVNLLMSNQSKNYEGKSFNVLWSLIIFIVLFIISLVLLYPFIQIIIDSFKPIDELFKYPQELLVNDPTLKNYKMTINRTGSSNYNFSHNLFKTFLVIAQSSIIMMILMGISSIGAYFLNPRTKRIILLLMTLSFVLTPIVLPLFHINLNVGTFNSVIDLIVKSWPFGVSMLLGITLFDGLMRRHNNLNKFFSSTKDLMYFFLGILSISQLASIYIWINPFHGFPLGSNKSNLFQLLNYQYHGMAEYGTYASLYVLSMIIPITIVSLYTPLLIFSYTRPQINKE, from the coding sequence ATGGGATTACAGAATTATGAGGGGAAACTTCCTTCTGAAAAATCTAGTAAAAATAATATAATAGGAATTGTGGTATTAAGTCCGATTTTAATTATGATGATTTCATTTCTTTTTGTACCATTTATAAGCACATTTTATAAAAGTTTTACTAATTATAATTGGCTTCATGTTCAAAGCATTAAATTTACAGGGTTAGAAAATTATTTAACAATCTTACTTAAAGATTCAGTATTTAAAATAACGGTTAAGAATACCTTTATTATAGTCTTTTTTTCGACAACTATTTCGGTAGGTATAAGTTACCTACTGGCTTATGGATCATCTAAAACACATAAAGTCTATCGTTATATCTTATCGGTATTGTTCTTAATAGGTTCACTTACTTTTATCATACCAGCGGGTTTAAAACCTTTTTTTGCACATAGTAAATTCAGTTATATACATTTATTATTTGCTAGTCAACAACAACCAATTAATTATATATCTAATCCACTGTTTGTGCGCTCTCTTTCTCTAATACTACCTATTCTTTTAGGGCTAGGGCCATTATACCTACTGTTCACACTTGCCTTTATGAAAGGGAACAATATAAAAAAGACCTTACGTATGGGCATTACATTGCAAATCGTACTTACATTCTTGTCCTATAATTCGGTAGGTACTATTGTTAGTAATCCCAGTGTTAATTACATGGCGGATACGATAAACACGTATGCATTACGAAACTTAACTATACGGTATGAGGTTGGATATGCAAGTGCGCTTTTAATAATTAATAGTTTAATTTTAGCATTTTATGTTATTGTAGGGAATGTGTTAGTCAATCTTTTGATGTCGAATCAATCTAAGAACTACGAAGGTAAATCATTCAATGTTTTGTGGTCACTTATAATATTTATTGTCTTATTTATTATATCACTAGTGCTGTTGTATCCTTTTATTCAAATCATAATAGACTCGTTTAAGCCTATAGATGAATTGTTTAAGTATCCGCAGGAGTTATTAGTCAATGATCCTACCCTAAAAAATTATAAGATGACGATCAATCGCACCGGCTCTTCAAATTATAACTTTAGTCATAACTTATTCAAAACGTTCCTAGTAATTGCGCAGTCGTCAATTATTATGATGATTTTAATGGGGATAAGTAGTATAGGGGCCTACTTCTTAAATCCGAGAACTAAACGGATTATTTTATTATTAATGACACTATCCTTTGTACTGACACCTATCGTGTTACCATTATTTCATATAAATCTAAACGTTGGTACGTTTAATTCAGTGATCGACTTGATAGTTAAGAGTTGGCCATTTGGGGTCAGTATGTTATTAGGTATAACATTATTTGATGGATTAATGCGTAGACATAATAATTTAAATAAATTCTTCTCCTCGACTAAGGACTTAATGTACTTTTTCTTAGGCATATTATCAATATCTCAACTGGCATCAATTTATATATGGATTAATCCATTCCATGGGTTCCCATTAGGTTCTAACAAATCTAACTTATTTCAATTACTTAACTATCAATATCATGGAATGGCTGAATACGGAACTTATGCTAGTTTATATGTTTTAAG
- a CDS encoding DUF5667 domain-containing protein — MKKMIVSVTIAGITTLGFGSVASASETIDTESVNKIEMPSAGIKPDSKLYGIDKLFEKLSLALSMSEEGKTEKLIDFAEERLAELNEMDESELKEFAESIYEDYGITLDQANEVLARLMSEGKISEDQLANIQSKLENASDLEEDIESDKLENVPDNVKDKVQEIKSKAYAIAIASGMDSETAKDLKDRGFGYGEIFKLQGIANLSGISVDELLTLDVFEEDEDGEQTIDFGKLTKELGLSMKDVMSQFKEIRTSMRNNGSRPDFVDGMSKGQRPDFAGNGEKGRDSRTETTRKEGREYSEDRSEQKGMNRK, encoded by the coding sequence ATGAAAAAAATGATAGTATCAGTAACAATCGCGGGTATTACGACACTAGGTTTTGGAAGTGTAGCAAGTGCAAGCGAAACTATAGATACAGAATCAGTTAATAAGATAGAAATGCCTAGTGCTGGAATTAAACCAGATAGTAAGTTATATGGTATTGATAAGCTATTTGAAAAATTATCTTTAGCCCTATCAATGAGCGAAGAAGGCAAAACTGAGAAGTTAATAGATTTTGCAGAAGAACGTTTAGCAGAATTAAATGAAATGGATGAATCTGAACTAAAAGAGTTTGCAGAGTCTATTTATGAAGATTATGGTATTACATTAGATCAAGCAAATGAAGTGCTTGCAAGGTTAATGTCAGAAGGAAAAATTAGTGAAGATCAGTTGGCTAACATACAATCTAAATTAGAAAATGCTTCAGATTTAGAAGAAGATATTGAATCAGATAAACTAGAAAATGTACCAGATAATGTTAAGGATAAAGTTCAAGAAATTAAGTCAAAAGCTTATGCCATAGCAATAGCATCTGGGATGGATTCAGAAACAGCAAAAGATCTTAAAGATCGTGGATTTGGTTATGGAGAAATCTTCAAACTTCAAGGGATTGCAAACCTGTCGGGAATCTCAGTCGATGAATTATTAACTTTAGATGTATTTGAAGAAGATGAAGATGGAGAGCAAACGATTGACTTCGGCAAATTAACAAAAGAATTAGGCCTTTCTATGAAAGATGTAATGTCTCAGTTTAAAGAAATTAGAACCTCAATGAGAAATAATGGGTCAAGACCTGACTTTGTAGATGGAATGTCAAAAGGGCAACGACCTGACTTTGCAGGTAACGGAGAAAAGGGTCGAGATTCTAGAACAGAGACTACTAGAAAAGAAGGTCGTGAATACTCAGAAGACAGAAGTGAACAAAAAGGAATGAATAGAAAGTAA
- a CDS encoding FAD-dependent oxidoreductase, producing MYDVIIIGAGPAGASAALFTARAEKKTLVIDNGKSILKPAWVENHYGIIDGITGPELYELGKKQAIKAGAELINDSVLDVTSENDMYTVKTDHNDYQSKHIIFATGNSTELAEQVGLDVIPGTEPKIKSVIKVDHDGKTNKKGIYAVGTVAGLTVHTTVVAGHGVQVAVNLLSELKGSRYVDHDINK from the coding sequence ATGTATGATGTAATTATTATAGGAGCAGGACCCGCAGGAGCGAGTGCAGCTTTATTTACAGCACGCGCAGAAAAAAAGACACTTGTAATTGACAACGGTAAAAGTATCTTAAAACCTGCATGGGTTGAGAATCATTATGGAATAATAGATGGTATTACAGGACCTGAATTATACGAGCTTGGAAAGAAACAAGCGATAAAAGCTGGTGCTGAACTAATAAATGATTCTGTATTGGATGTCACTTCAGAGAATGATATGTATACAGTAAAAACTGATCACAATGACTATCAGTCGAAACATATAATTTTTGCAACAGGAAATTCAACTGAACTTGCAGAACAGGTTGGATTAGACGTAATTCCAGGAACGGAGCCTAAAATCAAGTCAGTTATTAAAGTTGATCATGATGGTAAAACGAATAAGAAAGGCATTTATGCAGTAGGTACAGTTGCCGGACTTACGGTACATACAACTGTAGTAGCTGGACATGGTGTACAGGTTGCCGTTAATCTGTTGAGTGAATTAAAAGGTTCACGATATGTTGACCATGATATAAATAAATAA
- a CDS encoding nitroreductase family protein has protein sequence MNEVIKRRKSIRSFNGEKLSPTDVEKIKTYINQREHIMGPFGNTVSLDYIDYNGSKDAVKIGTYGFIKGHSGFVAGVCENTKEALVDYGYVFEKLVLFLTQEKIGTCWLGGTFTRKNLNTIIKPNENEIIPAITPVGYKKGKRRFTDQLIRKVAGSNNRLPYNELFYKDDFEHPLDEQFEALELVRMGPSASNKQPWRLVVDRNTVHFYIKRNENYSKALNYDMQLLDMGIAMCHYEFGCNGGKWIHSKPTFESDEKEYIISYRLK, from the coding sequence ATGAATGAAGTAATAAAAAGAAGGAAATCAATTAGAAGTTTTAATGGAGAAAAGTTATCACCTACTGATGTAGAAAAAATAAAGACTTACATCAATCAAAGAGAACATATAATGGGTCCTTTTGGCAATACAGTGTCACTCGACTATATTGATTATAATGGATCAAAAGATGCAGTTAAAATTGGTACATACGGTTTCATTAAAGGTCATTCAGGGTTTGTAGCTGGTGTATGTGAAAATACGAAAGAAGCACTTGTAGATTACGGATATGTATTTGAAAAGTTAGTCCTATTTTTAACGCAAGAAAAAATTGGTACGTGTTGGCTAGGTGGAACATTTACACGTAAGAACTTAAATACAATTATTAAACCAAACGAAAATGAAATTATTCCAGCGATTACACCGGTTGGGTACAAAAAAGGTAAGAGACGATTTACAGATCAACTAATTCGTAAAGTAGCTGGCTCTAATAATCGATTGCCTTATAATGAGTTATTCTACAAAGATGATTTTGAACATCCATTAGATGAACAGTTTGAAGCATTAGAACTGGTACGAATGGGACCTTCTGCATCGAATAAACAGCCATGGCGATTGGTTGTAGATCGTAACACTGTTCACTTCTATATCAAGCGAAATGAAAATTATAGTAAAGCACTTAATTACGATATGCAATTACTCGATATGGGGATTGCTATGTGTCATTATGAATTTGGATGCAATGGTGGGAAATGGATTCATTCGAAGCCAACATTTGAAAGTGATGAAAAAGAATATATTATCTCTTACAGACTTAAATAA
- a CDS encoding ABC-F family ATP-binding cassette domain-containing protein, which translates to MNLLSAENLSKSYSDQFLFNNISIGINEGQKIGLIGINGTGKSTFLKILAGVEVPDEGRVISGNHVKIEYLSQNPEFDMEATVIEQVFKSNTPEMKLIREYEAALENPDNTDRIIVLTNEMDQMNAWTIESEIKTILTKLGVSMFNEKIGNLSGGQRKRVALASALINPSDLLILDEPTNHLDNDSIDWLEHYLNKRTGALLMITHDRYFLDRITNEIIELDGGNLYQYQGNYSYFLEKKAEREEIEAATEKKKKSLYKKELAWIRTGAKARTTKQKARIDRFETLGDSIKTDLNEQLEISVGSSRLGKKVIELEEVSKAYGAKKVLDNFTYLVSRSDRIGIVGPNGSGKSTLMNIIAGLTEPDSGTLDIGETVKIGYYSQETHHMNESMRAIEYIKEEAEYIETADGDKISASQMMERFLFSKTMQWSLISKLSGGERRRLYLLRVLMKAPNVLLLDEPTNDLDIKTLTILEDYLEGFKGAIISVSHDRYFLDRVAEKIFYYKGNGKVKEYTGNYSEFKEKIDAEEKDALRLAETDKKSHLEKIVTEQRKNRKIKFSYKEKQEYETIDMDVAELESIVDEIENKINEAASDYNLVQELVSDMEQIQKQLEEKMERWIYLNDLAEKIETQKKN; encoded by the coding sequence ATGAATCTTTTAAGTGCAGAGAACTTATCAAAAAGTTATAGTGATCAATTTCTCTTTAATAATATAAGTATTGGAATAAATGAAGGACAAAAAATTGGACTAATAGGAATAAATGGGACAGGTAAGTCAACCTTTTTAAAAATACTTGCAGGTGTAGAAGTACCAGATGAAGGAAGAGTGATATCAGGTAATCACGTAAAAATTGAATATCTCTCACAAAATCCAGAATTCGATATGGAAGCTACTGTTATTGAACAGGTATTTAAATCAAACACGCCTGAAATGAAACTAATCCGTGAATATGAAGCGGCATTAGAAAATCCAGATAATACTGATCGCATCATAGTGTTAACGAATGAAATGGACCAGATGAATGCTTGGACCATTGAAAGTGAGATCAAGACTATCCTGACAAAATTAGGTGTCAGTATGTTCAATGAGAAAATAGGAAACTTATCGGGTGGACAGAGAAAGCGTGTTGCACTAGCATCAGCACTCATAAACCCATCAGATTTACTGATATTAGATGAACCAACCAACCATCTTGATAATGATAGTATAGATTGGCTTGAGCATTATTTAAACAAACGAACCGGTGCTCTACTAATGATTACCCATGATCGCTACTTCTTGGATCGAATTACAAATGAAATTATTGAGCTTGACGGTGGGAATCTGTATCAATATCAGGGCAATTATAGCTATTTTTTAGAGAAGAAAGCGGAACGTGAAGAAATAGAAGCTGCAACTGAAAAAAAGAAAAAAAGTTTATATAAGAAAGAATTAGCTTGGATAAGGACAGGAGCAAAGGCGAGAACGACGAAGCAGAAAGCAAGAATTGATCGATTTGAAACGCTAGGTGACAGCATAAAAACTGACTTGAATGAGCAGTTAGAGATATCAGTAGGCAGTAGTAGACTTGGTAAAAAGGTAATAGAACTTGAAGAGGTCAGTAAAGCGTATGGTGCAAAAAAAGTATTAGACAATTTTACTTACTTAGTTTCTAGGTCGGATCGAATAGGGATTGTAGGACCTAATGGAAGTGGAAAATCAACGTTAATGAATATAATAGCGGGTCTAACAGAACCTGATAGTGGAACTCTGGATATTGGTGAAACAGTAAAAATAGGTTACTATTCACAGGAGACTCATCATATGAATGAATCAATGCGTGCAATTGAATATATAAAAGAAGAGGCAGAATACATTGAAACTGCTGATGGCGATAAAATTTCAGCTTCTCAGATGATGGAACGTTTTTTATTTTCAAAGACAATGCAATGGTCACTCATTTCTAAGTTATCAGGTGGCGAGAGAAGACGTTTATACCTACTACGCGTTCTGATGAAGGCACCGAATGTATTGTTATTAGACGAACCAACGAATGATTTAGATATAAAAACCCTGACGATACTAGAGGACTATTTAGAAGGGTTTAAGGGTGCTATAATATCAGTGTCTCATGACAGATACTTTTTAGATCGAGTTGCTGAGAAAATATTCTACTATAAAGGTAATGGTAAAGTTAAAGAATATACAGGCAATTATTCAGAGTTTAAAGAAAAAATAGATGCAGAAGAAAAAGACGCACTTCGTTTAGCTGAAACAGATAAAAAGTCACACTTAGAAAAAATTGTTACGGAACAAAGGAAAAATAGAAAGATTAAATTTTCATATAAAGAAAAACAAGAATATGAGACAATTGACATGGATGTTGCTGAACTTGAATCCATTGTAGACGAAATCGAAAATAAAATAAACGAGGCAGCTTCTGATTATAATCTTGTTCAAGAGCTAGTATCTGATATGGAACAAATTCAAAAACAATTAGAAGAAAAAATGGAACGGTGGATTTACTTAAATGATTTAGCTGAGAAAATTGAAACGCAAAAAAAGAATTAA
- a CDS encoding class I SAM-dependent methyltransferase: MELDKIYTELYDENQRLNKSKASSVEFITNTKYITDFLSEGAKILDIGAGTGVYSIYLADKGYDVTSVEPVKRNLECLKSKIKENMTINPFQGNALDLSMIKDDSYDLVLNMGPLYHLKSEEERIRAIQESVRVCKKGGKIFFAYISNDMVFITESLMYNSKFLGSDLYNHETMKVVDEPFTFLTVKYMNDLMRKLNLKEIKHFSSDGYAELLEEKVNALNDKQFKEWLKFHFYMCEKKEMLGSSHHIMFVTEK; the protein is encoded by the coding sequence ATGGAGTTAGATAAAATATATACAGAGTTATATGATGAAAATCAACGTTTAAACAAGTCAAAAGCAAGTAGCGTTGAATTTATAACAAATACTAAGTATATAACGGATTTCTTAAGCGAGGGAGCTAAGATTTTAGATATAGGTGCAGGCACAGGAGTATATAGTATATACTTAGCCGATAAAGGGTATGATGTAACATCAGTTGAGCCTGTAAAGAGAAATTTAGAATGTTTGAAATCAAAGATTAAAGAAAATATGACAATCAATCCCTTTCAAGGAAACGCTTTGGACTTATCCATGATAAAAGATGATTCCTATGACCTGGTGTTAAATATGGGCCCGCTCTATCACCTAAAATCGGAGGAGGAGCGAATACGAGCGATTCAAGAAAGTGTACGAGTTTGTAAAAAAGGGGGAAAGATCTTTTTTGCATACATATCAAATGATATGGTTTTTATTACCGAGTCGTTAATGTATAACTCTAAATTTCTAGGAAGTGATCTGTATAACCATGAAACAATGAAAGTAGTTGATGAACCGTTTACTTTCCTTACGGTTAAGTATATGAATGATTTAATGCGGAAGTTGAACTTAAAGGAAATCAAACACTTTTCATCTGATGGTTATGCTGAATTATTAGAAGAGAAAGTCAATGCTTTAAATGACAAACAATTTAAGGAATGGTTAAAATTCCATTTCTATATGTGCGAAAAGAAGGAAATGCTAGGTAGCAGTCATCATATAATGTTTGTTACTGAAAAATAA
- a CDS encoding TM2 domain-containing protein, which translates to MYCSKCGKEIDNDAVVCVHCGVPTNNAKQVNTDPHAKSKIAAGLLGILIGGLGIHNFYLGYTGKGIAQLLLTVVGWIIIIGPLVAYVWGLVEGIQILTGSIDRDADGRLLKE; encoded by the coding sequence ATGTATTGTTCAAAGTGTGGCAAAGAAATTGATAATGATGCAGTAGTATGCGTTCACTGTGGCGTGCCAACAAATAACGCGAAGCAAGTTAACACAGATCCACATGCAAAGTCAAAAATTGCTGCTGGTCTACTGGGTATCTTAATAGGAGGATTAGGGATTCATAATTTTTATTTAGGATATACAGGCAAAGGAATTGCACAGTTATTACTTACCGTTGTAGGTTGGATTATAATTATAGGACCACTAGTAGCGTATGTCTGGGGACTTGTAGAGGGTATTCAAATTTTGACTGGTAGTATTGACCGAGATGCTGATGGTAGACTATTAAAGGAGTAA
- a CDS encoding P-loop NTPase family protein, with translation MNNKLILVEGIPGSGKTTISKKIKACLERQGQKVKLFNEGDFHPADLAWIAYLTADEYNELLKDYPKYEDIIRKNSCVEDDYVLVTYTKLGLGLKESKLIKYLESKQVYNARVPLNTFMEIHLKRWKRFATHVDKNIVYIFECAYLQNHVNELLAYHNKDELYIRDYLIKLILMVNTLNPKLIYLKQPDVSETIRRVAKERTSTNKDKWDDWIDLVVGYIESCPYGEKHNLKGFEGVVAYFEKRKKIELSTVKQLQIEHVVIDNQSYNWDEVTSKVLKQFI, from the coding sequence GTGAATAATAAACTTATACTTGTTGAAGGGATTCCTGGTTCTGGTAAAACTACTATATCAAAAAAGATTAAAGCCTGTTTAGAACGACAGGGCCAGAAGGTAAAGTTATTTAATGAAGGAGACTTTCATCCTGCAGATTTAGCCTGGATAGCCTATTTAACTGCTGATGAATATAATGAACTACTAAAAGATTATCCTAAATATGAAGACATTATACGTAAAAACTCATGTGTTGAAGATGATTATGTGCTAGTGACTTATACTAAATTAGGTCTCGGTTTAAAAGAGAGTAAATTGATTAAGTATTTAGAATCAAAACAAGTCTATAATGCTAGAGTTCCTCTTAATACGTTCATGGAAATCCATTTAAAAAGATGGAAACGATTTGCTACACATGTAGATAAGAACATCGTATATATATTCGAGTGTGCATACCTTCAGAATCATGTCAATGAATTACTTGCCTACCACAATAAAGATGAACTCTATATTAGAGATTATCTAATTAAACTTATTTTAATGGTAAACACGTTAAACCCAAAGTTGATTTATCTTAAGCAGCCTGATGTAAGTGAAACTATAAGGAGAGTTGCAAAAGAACGCACGTCTACAAATAAGGATAAATGGGATGATTGGATTGATTTAGTAGTTGGCTATATAGAAAGCTGTCCTTATGGTGAAAAACATAACCTAAAGGGATTTGAAGGCGTCGTAGCTTATTTTGAGAAACGTAAGAAGATTGAATTATCAACAGTCAAACAATTACAGATTGAGCATGTGGTTATTGACAATCAATCGTATAACTGGGATGAGGTTACATCGAAAGTACTAAAACAATTCATATAG
- a CDS encoding HU family DNA-binding protein, which produces MNKTELVNAMLEKMPEGTTKKTAEAALNAFVDTVTETLASKEEIALTGFGSFKVSERKARTGRNPQTGETMQIAASTVPGFKAGKKLKDAVNGK; this is translated from the coding sequence ATGAATAAGACAGAATTAGTAAATGCAATGTTAGAAAAAATGCCTGAAGGAACAACTAAGAAAACTGCAGAGGCGGCATTAAATGCGTTTGTTGACACAGTTACAGAAACATTAGCGAGCAAAGAAGAGATTGCTTTAACAGGATTTGGATCATTCAAAGTTTCAGAACGAAAAGCTAGAACTGGACGTAATCCTCAAACAGGAGAAACTATGCAAATTGCTGCATCAACTGTACCAGGATTCAAAGCAGGTAAAAAACTTAAAGACGCAGTAAACGGTAAATAA
- a CDS encoding acyltransferase family protein: MLEVNSSENRMAYVDHIRLLVITLVVFAHANMTYSGVGSWYYMENSVEVMNTFELLFFGVLNAVIASFSMGLLFLLAGYFVPVAYDRKGFFKFIKSRVLRLLIPTLIYVFLIQPFICYILLNDYYGYKDPSFFQNIKQ; the protein is encoded by the coding sequence ATGTTAGAGGTGAATAGTTCTGAAAATAGAATGGCGTACGTAGATCATATACGTCTATTAGTTATAACCTTAGTTGTTTTCGCTCATGCTAACATGACTTATAGTGGTGTAGGTAGTTGGTACTACATGGAGAATAGCGTTGAAGTTATGAATACATTTGAACTACTTTTCTTTGGAGTATTAAATGCGGTTATCGCATCTTTTTCAATGGGATTACTATTTTTACTAGCAGGATATTTCGTTCCTGTAGCATATGACCGGAAAGGCTTTTTTAAATTTATTAAATCAAGAGTACTAAGACTTTTAATCCCTACTTTAATCTATGTTTTTCTTATCCAACCTTTCATTTGTTATATATTATTAAACGATTACTACGGATATAAAGATCCATCTTTTTTTCAAAATATAAAACAATGA
- a CDS encoding acyltransferase family protein, producing MILDVKFLDDTGPLWFAATLLVFSVIYASYKALNIHIVSISSFKKLTPNFTILYLIVVVSYFTYIVRLRYPIGTHFYNFQLSFFTQYIVLFIVGILIRRLNLLNKLTYKFGLTWFAFGIFVSLTLFGAISYFGGAVDNPYLLLGGHSSQAALYALWESITCASIILGLLVLFKRFFNKSTKFTLFLSQNAFGVYVLHAPILVFISLHLVVYKFNPTTKSFILFILGLVCSFIASYLIRKIKILKLILS from the coding sequence ATGATACTAGATGTTAAATTTCTAGATGATACTGGACCACTTTGGTTTGCTGCTACTTTATTAGTATTTTCAGTTATTTATGCGTCATATAAAGCCTTGAATATTCATATAGTATCTATTTCAAGTTTTAAGAAGTTAACTCCTAATTTCACAATTCTATACTTAATTGTAGTTGTATCCTATTTTACCTATATAGTAAGATTGCGGTATCCAATCGGCACCCATTTTTATAATTTTCAATTAAGTTTCTTCACTCAGTATATTGTGTTATTTATTGTCGGTATTCTTATTCGACGGTTAAACTTACTTAACAAACTGACATATAAGTTCGGATTAACATGGTTTGCATTCGGTATATTCGTAAGTCTTACATTGTTTGGTGCTATATCCTATTTTGGAGGTGCAGTCGATAATCCATACTTATTATTAGGTGGCCACAGCTCTCAAGCAGCTCTATATGCATTATGGGAGTCCATAACTTGTGCTTCTATCATATTAGGTCTATTAGTATTATTTAAGCGTTTTTTCAATAAATCAACAAAGTTCACTCTATTCCTCTCTCAAAATGCTTTTGGTGTCTATGTTTTACATGCTCCAATACTAGTGTTTATCTCACTCCATCTTGTTGTTTATAAATTTAACCCTACTACTAAGTCATTTATTCTTTTTATATTGGGACTCGTATGTAGCTTTATTGCTAGTTATCTAATACGTAAAATTAAGATTTTAAAACTAATTTTATCATAG
- a CDS encoding TIGR01440 family protein, whose amino-acid sequence MEYKNELKKILDEFQEMITIKPNQIMVVGCSTSEIIGERIGTAGSLDVGSALYDVFKQFSKETGLDLAFQCCEHLNRALVVERDVQYRLQLDEVTAVPIVKAGGSMATQAYKRYTNPCVVEHIKADYGIDIGDTLIGMHLKHVAVPVRTSIKELGHAHVTLAKTRPKLIGGERAVYCVSDC is encoded by the coding sequence ATGGAATATAAGAACGAACTAAAAAAAATCTTAGATGAATTTCAGGAAATGATTACGATTAAGCCAAATCAAATTATGGTAGTCGGTTGTTCAACATCTGAGATTATTGGTGAAAGAATTGGTACTGCTGGTTCATTAGATGTGGGTTCGGCGCTGTATGACGTGTTTAAACAATTTTCAAAAGAAACAGGACTTGATTTAGCGTTCCAATGTTGTGAACACCTGAATCGAGCACTTGTAGTTGAACGAGATGTACAATACCGTTTACAACTCGATGAAGTAACGGCAGTACCAATAGTGAAAGCCGGAGGGTCAATGGCTACTCAGGCATATAAAAGGTATACCAATCCTTGTGTCGTAGAGCATATTAAGGCGGATTATGGAATCGATATAGGGGATACGTTAATTGGTATGCATTTAAAACATGTAGCCGTTCCGGTCCGAACATCAATTAAAGAGTTAGGTCATGCTCATGTAACGTTGGCTAAAACTAGACCAAAATTAATTGGTGGAGAACGAGCGGTTTATTGCGTTAGTGATTGTTAA